The Pseudochaenichthys georgianus chromosome 8, fPseGeo1.2, whole genome shotgun sequence genome has a segment encoding these proteins:
- the dexi gene encoding dexamethasone-induced protein homolog, whose product MKHPIYAQLDSVESLLDELPYMFYLGLFFVNILILYYAFLMEYIVLNVGIVFLPEDMDQALVDLGVLSDPASVPYDTDLDVFEGYLD is encoded by the coding sequence ATGAAACATCCAATTTATGCCCAGCTAGATTCGGTAGAATCGCTGTTGGACGAACTCCCATATATGTTTTATCTGGGCCTGTTCTTTGTGAACATCCTGATCCTCTATTATGCCTTTCTAATGGAGTACATCGTCCTGAATGTGGGGATAGTATTTCTGCCTGAGGACATGGACCAGGCGCTGGTGGACCTCGGGGTGCTGTCCGACCCGGCCTCCGTCCCGTATGACACGGACCTGGATGTGTTTGAGGGGTATCTAGATTGA